One Drosophila subpulchrella strain 33 F10 #4 breed RU33 chromosome 2R, RU_Dsub_v1.1 Primary Assembly, whole genome shotgun sequence genomic window, GTTTTCCTTCAACATCATCTTCGaccttatataaatatatgctTATCTCCGTTCTAAAGTTCTCCATTTCGGCCTTCTCCTGGATTCCAACTGCCTCCACCTCTAAACAGCGCATCTGGTTGGATATGCTTTTGAAGTGTTCTTCGTGGAGGTGCAAATCGGATACGAGGGTCAGGACATGCTGCAGCGGAAACAGAATATTTCTTGAGGCGGACACCTCTGTTCGCCGAAAGCGCATGTTCTTAATCAAAAGATTGAGCGTATCCCTAAAGATGATGTAACGCATCAGCCAGGCATCCAAAACAGCGCAGTTCCTATCGATGAGCTGAACGTGGGCAGTTAAAGCAACAGAAGCCTTTTTCTTGGCTTTGGACTCATGGTATAAGTGCAACTGTATAATCGGCAGacaattaatataaatgtCAATACGAAATTCCATGATGGCATCTATCAGCTTCGCAATCTCGAGATCCAGGTACCTCATTGCTGGTACAGACGCCTTATATTGAACTAGGATCTTCCACATCCTATTACTGGGAAGTAAGATTTCCGCCGCTTTGATGAGGTGACGGAACATGAAGTACATGTCGGAAACATATTCACTGGCTGGTAGATCATCTACAGGTTGTACATCCCTTGGTGGTGAGGCCAGTAACTCAATAATCGTGTCGAGAGCAGCAGTATCAAGGTTCGAATTGGGTAGCTGATAGATTTGCAGTATAAGCACCGAGCAGAACATGAACTTTGCCCGCTTCAAGTCCAGTCTGTCGTTGGACAGTTCAGTAGTGCAAAAATCCTTTAGCTGCTGGGCTATACCGCATATCCTAATGGTCTTCTCTTGGTTCGGTTGCCTTAGATTGTTGTGCATCAGTACTAGCATGGCAGCCAAGCTCTCCGATCCATAGAGAGTTATGTTCTCATTATGTGTAGGTCTTTCCAGCACAAATTTGGCAAGAGTTTCGTATAGATTCTTAACATGACGTGGGCGCAGTTTGTTGGCCATCAGCATTGCATGCAGGCGACGAATATTATTGGCATATTCCTCAAAAAGCTCATTACTTATAGGGATCTCCGGTGAAGAAGCCTCGGCGGTGTTCAAATCGTCCTGCAAGCTGACAATCCTTTCCCGCAAATCCCTTGCTGCTGTGGAGTGTAACAGAATATTCCCAGTTACATCCGCAGAGCGCGACATATTCCAGTAGAGGTCATAGATCTCCGACTCAGTAAGGGTGTAGTCGTCTAAGAAACTATTTAGACAGCAATCCTCCAACTTTATAAGCaactacataaataaattatgattattttaAGATAAATTAATATCATGTTTAATTTCTTGAAGCTTACAGTAGCATTACACTCCGCAACAGCGTCAAAATCGATCATACCATAGATGCCAAGGAGAATGGGTCTAGCCCCACTTTGCGTAAATGAGGTGTGCAGAAAATGCGGCCAGGCGCACAAGAATTCATCGACCTGGTGCCGAACCTCTGGGTCAGAGTACTCTGCCATGCGAAGTTCAAAGAGAATGCTCACCGATTGGGCTGCAATAAGACTTAACTCCATGCGAACATTAGCAGCGCAGAGCAGTTTGCAGAAGAACCTGAAATCCATTAGCTCTTCAAAGTGTTCATTCATGGTCTCCAAATAGCGCTTGAGTTCAGCTCGGAATTGCGCGTAGCTCACAATTGCTCGGGGAGATGAAGGATTCTTGATGTAGGTTTCCAGGATGTGCTGTCCTATGTCCCAATCCTCAATCTGGGATTGCCGCTTTGCTAGGGCTATGTATACCTTTGACGCCATAGAAGCAACTACCATACAAGTCGACTGCTTCCTCAGGACAAGTTGCAGCAGAACCTCAAGGAATCGCTTTGGGAATCCCTCTGTGCTGTCCAAATATCTTTGAAGAGTCATCAAATACCTCAAGGTGGCCAAAAGCAAGTGTTTGGACTGGCTCTTCTCGAGGGTGTCAAATTGCAGGATCACATACTTGCCTGTTATCAGCTCGTTCGAGAAGGATCGCAGGTAATCTCTTTGCTTCCTCGATTTAAACAGCTTGAGCACCGAATCCAAGAACTCATAGGCCATGATATAGCTTTCGTTCTCGGTCATCACAACGCTTAGGATAGTGTAGACAAAGTCCAGGGCAGAGTTTTCCGCGCCACAGAAGAATTCGTAGTGCTGTTGGAATATTTCCAGCATGGGTGGGACAATCACTGGGCAGGTATCCTGGtaactataaaatataaaaataagattGCTTTATAAACTCCATTGAACATAGTTCGATTCTAACGATTTATGGTTATCATTTGATGATTTAAAGTTTAGatgaatatattttaattacaatattgGTTGGAAAACCATTACTTGACATATTTTAGgtaataaattgaaattatgTTATGTGATCTACATAGGTaggtaaattataataaaaatctaTTCTGACCATCAAATGTTTATGTATTTATACTGTGATTAGTTTCATTAAATACATGTGTTTAGGatcttaaaatgtttataaaatggAGACAATCCTAATGCTCCCAGAGTAGTCCTTACATAACACAAAAATTTCATC contains:
- the LOC119549847 gene encoding uncharacterized protein LOC119549847 codes for the protein MDFFTAISTIGDTRAVAKEFAYAFMQALISDPENWIIKVSHQFVGHCFKALNLNFQVSIEEFSQTQDHPYLDHNPNYIFDPPPNLMERLDEFLVQLPRMLAQIADHLAKKGDRDQIHPLSCYLKLVVKWIKVVDAVGADLELNQFLCEPLARLSFSFLGGLAKLLPDYEDFQGLKEICVSLAVGVRYGVFYQDTCPVIVPPMLEIFQQHYEFFCGAENSALDFVYTILSVVMTENESYIMAYEFLDSVLKLFKSRKQRDYLRSFSNELITGKYVILQFDTLEKSQSKHLLLATLRYLMTLQRYLDSTEGFPKRFLEVLLQLVLRKQSTCMVVASMASKVYIALAKRQSQIEDWDIGQHILETYIKNPSSPRAIVSYAQFRAELKRYLETMNEHFEELMDFRFFCKLLCAANVRMELSLIAAQSVSILFELRMAEYSDPEVRHQVDEFLCAWPHFLHTSFTQSGARPILLGIYGMIDFDAVAECNATLLIKLEDCCLNSFLDDYTLTESEIYDLYWNMSRSADVTGNILLHSTAARDLRERIVSLQDDLNTAEASSPEIPISNELFEEYANNIRRLHAMLMANKLRPRHVKNLYETLAKFVLERPTHNENITLYGSESLAAMLVLMHNNLRQPNQEKTIRICGIAQQLKDFCTTELSNDRLDLKRAKFMFCSVLILQIYQLPNSNLDTAALDTIIELLASPPRDVQPVDDLPASEYVSDMYFMFRHLIKAAEILLPSNRMWKILVQYKASVPAMRYLDLEIAKLIDAIMEFRIDIYINCLPIIQLHLYHESKAKKKASVALTAHVQLIDRNCAVLDAWLMRYIIFRDTLNLLIKNMRFRRTEVSASRNILFPLQHVLTLVSDLHLHEEHFKSISNQMRCLEVEAVGIQEKAEMENFRTEISIYLYKVEDDVEGKLTDLPPGPLNFWQHNALQDSSGSARPQVPQILITSHE